A stretch of the Proteus sp. ZN5 genome encodes the following:
- a CDS encoding SDR family oxidoreductase has product MTFNNNENTRVWFITGASSGLGYEFTKKALESGEKVVGVARNIEKLNELKCQFEGMLLPLSLDVTDRSAVSTTVETAIKHFGRLDIVINNAGNMVMGMIEEFSEDEVRSQMETNFFGTVWVSQAVMPYLRAQESGHIIQISSIGGLISGPMSGIYSASKFALEGFSEALAQEAAHFGIKVSIVEPGGYWTNLYLKMSFTTQKKEYDSLREKLAQQYSNESVDSDPKLAAEAIMKLVNSENPPLRLVLGSLVYDLAVENAEKRIFTWKEWESVSRSSEHGIPAPEGYGIIEE; this is encoded by the coding sequence ACAGGTGCAAGCAGTGGACTAGGATACGAATTCACAAAAAAAGCATTGGAGTCAGGAGAGAAGGTTGTTGGTGTTGCTAGAAATATTGAAAAACTGAATGAGTTAAAATGCCAGTTTGAAGGAATGTTACTTCCTTTAAGTCTTGATGTTACTGATAGAAGTGCTGTTTCGACTACAGTGGAAACTGCCATTAAACATTTTGGAAGACTCGATATTGTCATTAACAATGCAGGGAATATGGTAATGGGAATGATTGAAGAATTTAGTGAAGATGAAGTTAGAAGCCAAATGGAAACTAATTTCTTCGGTACAGTATGGGTAAGTCAAGCTGTTATGCCGTACTTGCGGGCACAAGAATCAGGTCATATTATCCAGATATCTAGTATTGGTGGACTGATTAGTGGTCCAATGTCGGGAATCTATAGCGCTAGTAAATTTGCTTTAGAAGGATTTAGCGAGGCTTTAGCACAAGAAGCTGCACATTTTGGTATAAAAGTATCTATCGTAGAACCTGGAGGTTACTGGACGAATCTATACTTAAAAATGAGTTTTACTACACAGAAAAAAGAGTATGATTCATTACGTGAAAAGTTGGCCCAACAATATTCAAACGAATCGGTGGATAGTGATCCTAAGTTAGCCGCCGAAGCTATAATGAAACTGGTTAATAGTGAGAATCCGCCTCTCCGATTAGTTCTGGGAAGCCTTGTATATGATTTAGCTGTTGAAAATGCAGAAAAACGTATATTTACATGGAAAGAGTGGGAATCAGTCAGTCGTTCTTCGGAACATGGGATTCCTGCACCAGAAGGATACGGAATAATTGAGGAATAG
- a CDS encoding LysR family transcriptional regulator, which yields MRRTNHRNLVNVGILSGRIPLISLVQFIAVAEHLNFRHAAKALGISQSSVSARVKALEDNLGVLLFERHARGVRLTDAGRHFMERVTAGVDQLDHAVKTAE from the coding sequence ATGCGGCGCACTAACCATCGAAACCTCGTGAATGTCGGTATCCTGTCTGGCAGGATACCGCTCATTTCCCTTGTTCAGTTCATCGCCGTCGCCGAGCATCTGAATTTTCGGCATGCGGCCAAGGCACTTGGTATCAGCCAGTCGAGCGTCAGCGCGCGTGTGAAAGCGCTGGAGGATAACCTTGGTGTCCTGCTATTTGAGCGCCATGCGCGGGGCGTTCGGCTAACAGACGCAGGCAGGCACTTCATGGAGCGTGTCACGGCGGGTGTCGATCAACTCGATCACGCAGTGAAGACCGCGGAGTGA
- a CDS encoding IS1595 family transposase has translation MDMPITNPIGGKDYPTTWVQFLDWFHSEQACRDYLERLRWSDGLICPKCGVVSQVQRRSRGRLICPACRHQATVTAGTIFDKTRTELRVWFAAIWYITNQKHGVSALGLQRVLGLGSYETAWTMLHRLRRAMVRPDRELLHGEVEVDETYLALTDRIEPLSAVGRKGNTTKVLVAIAVEILQPKGFGRIRIQRIERGDRDSLMPFIKASIRPGSLIHTDGSSAYRQLKESGYEHRQTVHLGSTTPAHESMPGVHRVASLLQRWMMGTHHGAVQPGQLDNYLDEYVFRFNRRKSKSRGLLFYRLLQQVVVTKPVTYQEVVEQRGKSGN, from the coding sequence ATGGACATGCCAATAACTAACCCGATAGGTGGAAAAGATTATCCAACGACTTGGGTTCAATTCCTGGATTGGTTCCACTCTGAACAAGCGTGCCGCGATTATTTGGAAAGGCTACGCTGGTCGGATGGACTGATTTGCCCGAAGTGTGGGGTAGTATCGCAAGTCCAGCGACGCAGTCGCGGCAGATTGATCTGTCCAGCGTGCAGGCATCAAGCAACGGTAACAGCAGGCACCATTTTTGATAAAACGCGAACTGAGCTTCGCGTCTGGTTCGCTGCCATTTGGTACATCACAAACCAAAAACATGGTGTCAGCGCATTGGGATTGCAGCGTGTACTTGGCCTTGGCAGCTATGAGACAGCATGGACCATGCTGCACAGACTACGCCGCGCAATGGTTCGCCCGGATAGAGAGTTGCTCCATGGGGAGGTTGAGGTCGATGAAACCTATCTGGCACTCACTGACCGAATAGAGCCGTTGAGTGCGGTGGGACGGAAGGGCAACACCACCAAGGTTTTGGTCGCCATAGCGGTGGAGATTCTGCAGCCCAAGGGGTTTGGAAGAATACGGATCCAGCGGATTGAGCGTGGTGACCGCGATAGCCTGATGCCGTTCATTAAAGCCTCCATTCGTCCAGGATCGCTCATTCATACTGATGGATCATCTGCTTACCGCCAACTCAAGGAAAGCGGATATGAGCACCGACAAACGGTTCATCTTGGTTCAACCACACCAGCCCATGAATCAATGCCGGGAGTCCACCGTGTGGCATCACTCCTGCAACGCTGGATGATGGGCACACACCATGGTGCAGTCCAGCCAGGACAGTTGGACAATTACCTTGACGAATATGTATTTCGATTTAATCGCCGTAAATCAAAATCAAGAGGCTTACTGTTTTATCGCTTGCTCCAGCAAGTAGTTGTGACAAAGCCCGTTACTTACCAAGAGGTGGTGGAGCAGCGAGGAAAATCTGGAAATTAA
- the tet(X) gene encoding tetracycline-inactivating monooxygenase Tet(X), which translates to MTLKPANKNMTLLKHKKITIIGAGPVGLTMARLLQQNGVDITVYERDKDQDARIFGGTLDLHRDSGQEAMKRAGLLQTYYDLALPMGVNIVDEKGNILTTKNVRPENRFDNPEINRNDLRTILLNSLQNDTVIWDRKLVTLEPDKEKWILTFEDKSSETADLVIIANGGMSKVRKFVTDTEVEETGTFNIQADIHQPEVNCPGFFQLCNGNRLMAAHQGNLLFANPNNNGALHFGISFKTPDEWKSKTRVDFQDRNSVVDFLLKKFSDWDERYKELIRLTSSFVGLATRIFPLDKSWKSKRPLPITMIGDAAHLMPPFAGQGVNSGLMDALILSDNLTNGKFNSIEEAIENYEQQMFAYGREAQAESIINETEMFSLDFSFQKLMNL; encoded by the coding sequence TTGACATTAAAACCAGCGAACAAGAATATGACTTTACTAAAACATAAAAAAATTACAATAATTGGTGCCGGGCCTGTTGGATTAACAATGGCGAGATTGTTACAGCAAAACGGCGTGGACATTACAGTTTACGAGAGAGACAAAGACCAAGATGCAAGGATTTTTGGTGGGACACTTGATCTGCACAGGGATTCGGGACAGGAAGCAATGAAAAGAGCGGGATTGTTACAAACTTATTATGACTTAGCTTTACCAATGGGTGTAAATATTGTTGATGAAAAGGGCAATATTTTAACCACAAAAAATGTAAGACCCGAAAATCGTTTTGACAATCCTGAAATAAACAGAAATGACTTAAGGACTATCCTATTAAATAGTTTACAAAATGATACCGTCATTTGGGATAGAAAACTTGTTACCCTTGAACCTGATAAGGAGAAGTGGATACTAACTTTTGAGGATAAATCGAGTGAAACAGCAGATCTGGTTATTATTGCCAATGGTGGAATGTCTAAAGTAAGAAAATTTGTTACCGACACGGAAGTTGAAGAAACAGGTACTTTCAATATACAAGCCGATATTCATCAACCGGAGGTGAACTGTCCTGGATTTTTTCAGCTTTGCAATGGAAACCGGCTAATGGCTGCTCATCAAGGTAATTTATTATTTGCGAATCCTAATAATAATGGTGCATTGCATTTTGGAATAAGTTTTAAAACACCTGATGAATGGAAAAGCAAAACGCGGGTAGATTTTCAAGACAGAAATAGTGTCGTTGATTTTCTCCTGAAAAAATTTTCCGATTGGGACGAACGCTACAAAGAACTGATTCGTTTGACATCATCTTTTGTAGGGTTAGCGACACGAATATTTCCCTTAGATAAGTCTTGGAAAAGTAAGCGTCCATTACCCATAACGATGATTGGAGATGCTGCTCATTTGATGCCTCCTTTTGCAGGACAAGGCGTAAACAGTGGGTTGATGGATGCCTTGATATTGTCGGATAATCTGACCAATGGGAAATTTAACAGCATTGAAGAGGCTATTGAAAATTATGAACAGCAAATGTTTGCTTATGGAAGAGAAGCACAGGCAGAATCAATAATAAACGAAACGGAAATGTTCAGCCTCGACTTTTCTTTCCAAAAACTAATGAATCTATAA
- the estT gene encoding macrolide hydrolase EstT: MKEKIVKKNGIRLFTESFGCEKDPAILLIAGATVSMLYWDAEFCQKLSEKGFFVIRYDNRDVGKSTNYEPGSTPYDIVDLTHDAISILDGYKIVKANFVGISLGGLISQIASIKYADRVSSITLISSGPWGDSDPTIPEMDTRILDFHGKAETVDWTNEDSVANYLIQGAELMSGRKQFDKQRSEKLIRAEFKRANNYISMFNHAALQGGEEYWNRLSEINQPTLIVHGTDDKIWHFKNSAVLLEKINGSKLITLDGTGHELHFEDWNKIIDGITQHTTNNKRMNK; encoded by the coding sequence ATGAAAGAGAAAATAGTTAAAAAAAACGGAATAAGACTTTTTACCGAAAGTTTTGGATGTGAAAAAGATCCGGCAATACTCTTGATTGCGGGAGCAACGGTATCCATGTTGTATTGGGATGCTGAATTTTGCCAGAAACTATCTGAAAAGGGATTTTTTGTTATTCGCTACGACAATAGGGACGTAGGAAAATCTACTAATTACGAACCGGGTTCAACCCCCTATGATATTGTTGACTTAACCCATGATGCTATTTCAATTTTGGACGGCTATAAAATAGTCAAAGCCAATTTTGTGGGAATTTCACTGGGCGGACTGATTTCTCAAATAGCATCAATAAAATATGCCGACAGGGTAAGTTCAATAACACTAATCTCATCAGGTCCTTGGGGCGACTCAGACCCCACAATTCCTGAAATGGATACGCGTATTTTAGATTTTCACGGAAAAGCTGAAACCGTAGATTGGACAAATGAAGACAGTGTGGCAAATTATTTAATTCAAGGTGCTGAATTGATGAGCGGCAGGAAACAATTTGACAAACAAAGAAGTGAAAAACTGATTAGAGCCGAATTTAAAAGAGCTAATAACTATATAAGTATGTTCAATCATGCGGCACTGCAAGGTGGTGAAGAATACTGGAACAGATTGAGCGAAATCAATCAACCAACCTTAATTGTACACGGAACGGACGATAAAATATGGCATTTTAAGAATTCAGCAGTTTTACTTGAAAAGATAAACGGCTCAAAACTAATAACGCTTGATGGAACCGGACACGAACTACATTTCGAAGATTGGAATAAAATTATTGATGGAATAACGCAACATACAACAAATAACAAAAGAATGAACAAATAG
- a CDS encoding IS91-like element ISVsa3 family transposase, producing the protein MPHVAARTASRDRDTGRYQSHRPEQTLLYQIVDEYYPAFAALMAEQGKELPGYVQREFEEFLQCGRLEHGFLRVRCESCHAEHLVAFSCKRRGFCPSCGARRMAESAALLVDEVLPEQPMRQWVLSFPFQLRFLFASRPEIMGWVLGIVYRVIATHLVKKAGHTHQVAKTGAVTLIQRFGSALNLNVHFHMLFLDGVYVEQSHGSARFRWVKAPTSPELTQLTHTIAHRVGRYLERQGLLERDVENSYLASDAVDDDPMTPLLGHSITYRIAVGSQAGRKVFTLQTLPTSGDPFGDGIGKVAGSSLHAGVAARADERKKLERLCRYISRPAVSEKRLSLTRGGNVRYQLKTPYRDGTTHVIFEPLDFIARLAALVPKPRVNLTRFHGVFAPNSRHRALVTPAKRGRGNKVRVADEPATPAQRRASMTWAQRLKRVFNIDIETCSGCGGAMKVIACIEDPIVIKQILDHLKHKAETSGTRALPESRAPPAELLLGLFD; encoded by the coding sequence ATGCCTCATGTGGCGGCCAGGACGGCCAGCCGGGATCGGGATACTGGTCGTTACCAGAGCCACCGACCCGAGCAAACCCTTCTCTATCAGATCGTTGACGAGTATTACCCGGCATTCGCTGCGCTTATGGCAGAGCAGGGAAAGGAATTGCCGGGCTATGTGCAACGGGAATTTGAAGAATTTCTCCAATGCGGGCGGCTGGAGCATGGCTTTCTACGGGTTCGCTGCGAGTCTTGCCACGCCGAGCACCTGGTCGCTTTCAGCTGTAAGCGTCGCGGTTTCTGCCCGAGCTGTGGGGCGCGGCGGATGGCCGAAAGTGCCGCCTTGCTGGTTGATGAAGTACTGCCTGAACAACCCATGCGTCAGTGGGTGTTGAGCTTCCCGTTTCAGCTGCGTTTCCTGTTTGCCAGCCGGCCCGAGATCATGGGGTGGGTGCTGGGCATCGTTTACCGCGTCATTGCCACGCACCTGGTCAAGAAAGCGGGCCATACCCACCAAGTGGCCAAGACGGGCGCGGTCACCCTGATCCAGCGTTTTGGATCGGCGCTCAATCTGAATGTTCACTTCCACATGCTGTTTCTCGACGGTGTGTATGTCGAGCAATCCCACGGCTCAGCGCGTTTCCGCTGGGTCAAGGCGCCGACCAGCCCAGAGCTCACCCAGCTGACGCACACCATCGCCCACCGGGTGGGTCGCTATCTGGAACGGCAAGGCCTGCTGGAACGGGATGTCGAAAACAGCTATCTGGCCTCGGATGCGGTGGATGACGACCCGATGACACCCCTGCTGGGGCACTCGATCACTTACCGTATCGCTGTCGGTTCACAGGCGGGGCGAAAGGTGTTCACTTTGCAAACTCTGCCGACCAGTGGTGATCCGTTCGGTGACGGGATTGGCAAGGTAGCCGGGTCCAGCCTGCACGCCGGCGTGGCGGCCAGGGCCGATGAACGCAAGAAGCTCGAACGGCTGTGCCGGTACATCAGCCGCCCGGCGGTATCCGAGAAGCGGCTGTCGTTAACACGAGGCGGCAACGTGCGCTACCAGCTCAAGACGCCGTACCGGGACGGCACCACGCACGTCATTTTCGAACCATTGGATTTCATTGCAAGGCTGGCCGCCCTGGTACCGAAGCCCAGAGTCAACCTAACCCGCTTCCACGGGGTGTTCGCACCCAACAGTCGGCACCGGGCGTTGGTCACGCCGGCAAAACGGGGCAGGGGCAACAAGGTCAGGGTGGCTGATGAACCGGCAACACCAGCACAACGGCGAGCGTCGATGACATGGGCGCAACGGCTCAAGCGTGTTTTCAATATCGACATCGAGACCTGCAGCGGCTGCGGCGGCGCCATGAAAGTCATCGCCTGCATTGAAGACCCTATAGTGATCAAGCAGATCCTTGATCACCTGAAGCACAAAGCCGAAACCAGCGGGACCAGGGCGTTACCCGAAAGCCGGGCGCCACCGGCTGAGCTGCTCCTGGGTCTGTTTGACTGA
- a CDS encoding ATP-binding cassette domain-containing protein: MSKFLQLNQLSYGLPNGNAVFSDLTYTFSQPITALIGRNGVGKSLLAQIMAGRLLPTEGSCINSDLVYYLSQKAHEKSAETIAEALGIQYILNSLQRIENGSVDPDDFETVGSRWCIQDEALNLLADLSLSHVSLATAMQQLSGGEQMRIRIAAAFLSQAQILILDEPSNHLDYHYKQVLWSMIQSWQGQVVIITHDRYLLNRVSAIVELSAKGLTAYSGAYQDYIEQRDAELASAIQQLNAVKQTEKKRLAVAQQQLERQAKRSSQANKQRGEQNQAKILLDRQKNRSELSSGKAKQQRDQIAEQGKLAIQSAKDRLDQQETVVLHGYDVDAFVPKVLAELNQLTLPHLSEHLREFHGQIEKGDRIAIVGKNGSGKSVLLKTLAGLVSPLQGEVKHHVNFAYLDQQLSSLDLSQSILDQISDGQTKEKITDLRMQLAQLGLDNTVINQPMNALSGGEQLKAALILSLYQKEPAQLLLLDEPNNHLDLPSLQALEQLLQSYRGALVIVAHDQEFLANIGITKYLVATESGWQWQEKFPAM, encoded by the coding sequence ATGTCCAAATTTTTGCAGCTTAATCAGTTGTCTTATGGTTTGCCAAATGGCAACGCAGTTTTTTCAGACTTAACTTATACATTCTCTCAGCCAATCACAGCTTTGATTGGGCGAAATGGCGTTGGCAAAAGCTTATTGGCACAAATCATGGCGGGGCGATTATTGCCAACGGAAGGCTCATGTATCAATAGTGATTTAGTTTATTACTTATCACAAAAAGCCCATGAAAAAAGCGCTGAAACCATTGCTGAAGCATTGGGAATTCAATATATATTGAATTCATTGCAACGCATCGAAAATGGTAGTGTTGATCCTGATGATTTTGAAACTGTGGGTTCGCGTTGGTGCATTCAGGATGAGGCTCTGAATTTATTGGCTGATCTGTCTTTATCCCATGTTTCGTTAGCAACTGCTATGCAGCAATTAAGCGGTGGTGAGCAAATGCGTATTCGCATTGCGGCTGCTTTTTTATCACAAGCGCAGATTTTGATTCTAGATGAACCTAGCAACCATTTGGATTATCACTATAAACAAGTTTTATGGTCGATGATTCAATCATGGCAAGGGCAGGTGGTCATTATCACCCATGATCGTTATTTGTTGAACCGAGTGAGCGCCATTGTGGAATTATCTGCTAAAGGCTTAACAGCATACAGCGGTGCTTATCAAGATTATATTGAGCAAAGGGATGCCGAATTAGCTTCTGCTATTCAGCAGTTGAATGCGGTGAAACAGACAGAGAAAAAGCGCTTGGCAGTTGCACAGCAACAATTAGAACGACAAGCGAAACGATCCTCTCAAGCCAATAAACAACGTGGTGAGCAAAATCAAGCGAAGATATTGCTAGATCGTCAAAAGAATCGCAGTGAATTAAGTTCAGGCAAAGCCAAACAACAAAGAGATCAGATTGCTGAACAAGGCAAGCTAGCCATTCAATCTGCAAAAGATCGTCTAGATCAGCAAGAAACAGTTGTGTTACATGGTTATGATGTGGACGCTTTTGTGCCAAAAGTATTGGCAGAATTGAATCAGCTTACATTGCCACATTTATCTGAGCATTTGCGAGAATTTCATGGGCAGATTGAAAAAGGCGATCGCATTGCTATTGTGGGCAAAAATGGCAGTGGCAAATCTGTATTACTGAAAACATTGGCAGGGTTGGTTTCACCCTTACAAGGCGAAGTGAAGCATCATGTGAATTTTGCTTATTTGGATCAGCAATTGTCTTCATTGGATTTATCACAATCTATTTTGGATCAAATTTCAGATGGGCAAACTAAAGAAAAAATTACAGATTTAAGAATGCAATTGGCACAATTGGGTTTGGATAATACAGTGATTAATCAACCCATGAATGCTTTAAGTGGCGGAGAGCAATTGAAAGCTGCTTTGATTCTGTCTTTATATCAAAAAGAACCTGCACAATTATTGTTATTGGATGAGCCCAATAACCATTTGGATTTGCCATCATTACAAGCATTGGAGCAATTATTGCAGAGTTATCGAGGTGCTTTGGTGATTGTTGCACATGACCAAGAGTTTTTAGCGAATATTGGTATTACCAAATATTTAGTGGCGACTGAAAGTGGTTGGCAGTGGCAGGAAAAATTCCCAGCCATGTAA
- a CDS encoding CatB-related O-acetyltransferase translates to MEKKHWSKVEYLHETVKNSNIIIKGQHSYYSDCWDQGFEASVVRYLYGDEESLKWEPLWHIDQLYIGDYVCIGAEAVILMGGNHTHRADWFSLYPFMETIEEAYQSKGDTHIHDGDWIGMRAMIMPGITIGEGAIIAAGSIVTKDVEPYAIVGGSPAQLMKYRFPPEIIQQLLALHIYDWAPEKFQVLRPFLTQNNIEALIEAEKNYPF, encoded by the coding sequence ATGGAAAAAAAACATTGGTCAAAAGTGGAATATCTCCACGAAACTGTTAAAAACTCAAACATTATCATTAAAGGTCAACATAGCTATTACAGCGATTGCTGGGATCAAGGCTTTGAAGCTTCTGTTGTGCGCTATTTATATGGCGATGAAGAAAGCTTAAAGTGGGAGCCTTTATGGCATATTGATCAGCTATACATTGGTGATTATGTCTGCATTGGTGCAGAAGCTGTGATTCTTATGGGCGGCAATCATACACATCGCGCTGATTGGTTCAGCTTATATCCTTTTATGGAAACAATCGAAGAAGCTTATCAAAGCAAAGGTGATACACATATTCACGATGGCGATTGGATAGGCATGCGAGCGATGATTATGCCTGGTATTACAATTGGTGAAGGTGCAATCATTGCTGCAGGCAGCATTGTGACAAAAGATGTCGAGCCTTATGCCATTGTGGGTGGATCACCTGCGCAATTAATGAAATATAGATTTCCACCAGAAATCATTCAACAATTATTAGCATTGCATATTTATGATTGGGCACCTGAGAAATTTCAGGTACTTCGCCCATTCTTAACGCAAAATAATATTGAAGCATTGATTGAAGCTGAGAAAAATTATCCATTTTAA
- a CDS encoding MarR family transcriptional regulator: MATQTEKMYRALVKLTHAQEIHREKKRETLLKDLGNYTLTQLHILSCIQQHDAVNNKVLSDALALTKAAVSKAVNKLLKDELITTYQVEDNQKSIFYQLTKEGEHIADIHHVLHEQAKANYLNFLATMDDETLAKAQLFLEALTNYLEE; the protein is encoded by the coding sequence ATGGCAACACAAACAGAAAAAATGTATCGAGCTTTAGTAAAGTTAACGCATGCACAGGAAATTCATCGAGAAAAAAAGCGTGAAACTTTATTGAAGGATTTAGGCAATTACACATTGACACAATTGCATATCTTGAGCTGTATTCAGCAGCATGATGCTGTGAATAATAAAGTGCTCAGCGATGCTTTGGCATTAACAAAAGCAGCAGTTTCAAAGGCTGTGAATAAATTATTGAAGGATGAATTGATCACAACATATCAAGTTGAGGATAACCAAAAGTCGATCTTTTATCAGTTAACGAAAGAAGGTGAGCATATTGCTGATATTCATCATGTATTGCATGAGCAAGCCAAAGCAAATTACTTGAATTTCTTAGCAACAATGGATGATGAAACATTGGCTAAAGCCCAGCTGTTCTTGGAAGCTTTAACAAATTACTTAGAAGAATAA
- a CDS encoding nuclear transport factor 2 family protein, with translation MHKYQKLVAESFEVLFDANQSVDDVRPFFANNYTQWVDGKSLDYDGFFQHVVALKEVIATAHVEFIEFMVEGDTAADIHDVFVTKKNGETLHVRVIAFFTFENNQIASVREMTHLLEGNESDHDLGSRT, from the coding sequence ATGCATAAATATCAGAAATTAGTGGCTGAATCATTTGAAGTATTATTCGATGCGAATCAATCAGTGGATGATGTTAGACCGTTTTTTGCAAATAACTATACACAATGGGTGGATGGTAAAAGCTTGGATTACGATGGTTTCTTTCAGCATGTTGTCGCATTGAAAGAAGTGATTGCTACAGCTCATGTAGAATTCATTGAATTTATGGTGGAAGGCGATACAGCTGCGGATATTCACGATGTATTTGTGACTAAAAAGAATGGTGAAACATTACATGTACGAGTGATTGCATTTTTCACGTTTGAGAACAATCAAATTGCTTCTGTGCGTGAAATGACACATCTATTGGAAGGTAATGAAAGCGATCACGATTTAGGTTCAAGAACCTAA
- a CDS encoding APH(3') family aminoglycoside O-phosphotransferase, protein MINNLPINIREHLGDRTYRIDNVGMSNANVMFYEDLVLKVEKSTAEAQREHQMYQWLQGQLPLPNIVKAMEHEEHHYLLMEKLKGEYACSDFWLKQPESLVEMLVQALQMLWNIPIEHCPYDATLSQKLKHAEYNVEHGLCDMDDAEAGTYGENGFSSPKALLEWLKQNQPEEDLVFSHGDFCLPNIFIDQGEISGFIDLGRSGIADRYQDIALCYRSLLHNFDGRYNGGMAYPNFDPNMLFEKLNITPDWEKIRYYILLDELF, encoded by the coding sequence ATGATAAACAATTTACCCATTAATATTCGTGAACATTTGGGCGATCGCACTTATCGAATTGATAATGTTGGCATGTCGAATGCTAATGTGATGTTTTATGAAGATTTGGTCTTGAAGGTTGAAAAATCTACTGCTGAAGCTCAGCGTGAACATCAAATGTATCAATGGTTACAAGGTCAATTACCATTACCAAATATTGTTAAAGCCATGGAGCATGAAGAACATCATTATCTTTTAATGGAAAAGTTAAAAGGTGAATATGCATGCTCTGATTTTTGGTTAAAACAACCTGAATCATTGGTGGAAATGTTGGTGCAAGCGCTACAAATGTTATGGAATATTCCGATTGAGCATTGTCCTTATGATGCGACATTGTCGCAGAAATTAAAGCATGCAGAATACAATGTGGAACATGGTTTGTGTGATATGGATGATGCAGAAGCGGGTACTTATGGTGAGAATGGTTTTTCGTCACCCAAAGCATTACTAGAATGGTTGAAACAAAATCAGCCTGAGGAAGATCTCGTTTTTTCTCATGGTGATTTCTGTTTGCCCAATATCTTTATCGATCAAGGTGAGATCAGTGGTTTTATTGATTTAGGCCGAAGTGGTATTGCTGATCGTTATCAGGATATTGCATTGTGCTATCGCAGTTTATTGCATAATTTTGATGGACGATATAACGGCGGAATGGCTTACCCAAATTTTGATCCCAATATGCTGTTTGAGAAGTTGAATATCACACCTGATTGGGAAAAGATTCGCTATTACATTTTATTGGATGAATTGTTCTAA
- a CDS encoding GrpB family protein — protein sequence MLKNRLTQQQKAAIYIFEEGDPNENPWVKGKPEQVHIEIVAHDPDWLARFSVQKSLIKSALGDLVLSIDHVGSTAVEGLAAKPIIDIDLIVENPEDEASYLLALEALGYELTIREPSWYQHRMLKLHHPMVNLHVFGKDCP from the coding sequence ATGTTAAAAAATCGATTAACACAACAACAAAAAGCGGCTATTTATATTTTTGAAGAAGGCGATCCTAATGAAAATCCTTGGGTGAAAGGTAAACCTGAGCAAGTACATATTGAAATAGTCGCGCATGATCCTGATTGGCTTGCACGATTTAGCGTACAAAAATCTTTGATTAAGAGTGCTTTGGGTGATTTAGTATTATCAATTGATCATGTTGGATCAACAGCAGTTGAAGGCTTAGCCGCTAAACCAATCATTGATATTGATTTGATTGTAGAAAATCCTGAAGATGAAGCATCTTATCTTCTAGCTTTGGAAGCATTGGGTTATGAGCTGACGATTCGTGAACCATCGTGGTATCAGCATCGTATGCTGAAATTGCACCATCCTATGGTGAATTTGCATGTATTTGGTAAGGATTGTCCTTAA